The following coding sequences are from one Peromyscus eremicus chromosome X, PerEre_H2_v1, whole genome shotgun sequence window:
- the LOC131899899 gene encoding LOW QUALITY PROTEIN: tripartite motif-containing protein 30A-like (The sequence of the model RefSeq protein was modified relative to this genomic sequence to represent the inferred CDS: inserted 1 base in 1 codon): MASSVLGMIKEEVICPICLDLMVEPVSFDCGHSFCRACITRNYETNKGKEEEGICPVCQVSYLFGNLRPNRYVANIVERLKELKSSPEEEQKLNVCAQHGEKLQLFCKKDMVAICWLCDWSQERRGHQTALIEEVAQEHKGKLQAALQEQRTNQKRCDEWEDDLQQERTFWKNQIQGDVEKVQMELKGLREFLNSKEKNEVQKLKQEEEDIMNSLAESQSELVKQRESVRDLIADVEHHLQCSTMEMLQGMNSVLTRSQTLGLKWPDMVPRKQRRIFQAPDLKGMLQMFQGLMDAQCYWVHVTLRPVHKENIVINVDKRQIHYQNVHRRSLQVSEXYGLGVLGYPAIHSGKHYWEVCMSRSDAWLLGLNDGRCTQPLPQMLFSMKYNFDDKKHVNYQPKYGYWVIGMKNESVYNAFEECSDTHNASVLVLSLTGRPSSVGVFLDREACTLSFYDVSNHGALIYRFCEPSFPDAVYPYFNPMPCPEPMTVCGPPS; the protein is encoded by the exons ATGGCCTCATCAGTCCTGGGGATGATCAAGGAGGAGGTGATCTGTCCTATCTGCCTAGACCTGATGGTGGAACCTGTGAGTTTCGATTGTGGTCACAGCTTCTGCCGAGCCTGCATCACACGGAACTATGAGACCAACAAAGGCAAAGAAGAGGAGGGCATCTGCCCTGTGTGCCAAGTGAGTTACCTGTTTGGGAATCTGAGGCCTAATCGATATGTGGCCAACATAGTGGAGAGGCTAAAAGAGCTCAAGTCCAGCccagaggaggagcagaagttGAATGTCTGTGCACAACATGGAGAGAAACTCCAGCTCTTCTGCAAGAAGGACATGGTGGCCATCTGCTGGCTTTGTGATTGGTCTCAGGAGCGCCGTGGTCACCAGACAGCTCTTATTGAAGAGGTGGCCCAAGAGCACAAGGGGAAGCTCCAGGCAGCTCTGCAGGAACAGAGGACAAATCAGAAAAGATGTGATGAATGGGAAGATGACCTTCAACAGGAGAGAACTTTCTGGAAGAACCAAATACAGGGTGATGTAGAAAAAGTTCAGATGGAGCTTAAAGGACTTCGGGAATTCCTGAACTCAAAGGAGAAGAATGAGGtgcagaagctgaagcaggaggaggaagacattATGAACAGCCTGGCAGAGTCTCAAAGTGAGTTGGTGAAGCAGAGggagtcagtgagagacctcatcGCAGATGTGGAGCATCACTTGCAGTGCTCAACCATGGAAATGCTTCAGGGTATGAATTCTGTCCTAACAAGGAGTCAGACCTTAGGACTGAAATGGCCTGATATGGTCCCGAGAAAACAGAGAAGGATCTTCCAAGCTCCAGATCTGAAAGGCATGCTGCAAATGTTTCAAGGGCTTATGGATGCTCAATGCTACTGGGTTCACGTGACCCTGCGTCCAGTACACAAGGAAAACATTGTCATTAATGTGGACAAAAGACAAATACATTATCAAAATGTTCATAGAAGAAGTTTGCAAGTGTCTG ACTATGGTTTGGGTGTCCTGGGATATCCAGCTATCCACTCAGGGAAACACTACTGGGAAGTATGCATGTCTAGAAGTGATGCCTGGCTCCTGGGATTAAACGATGGAAGATGTACTCAACCCCTACCCCAAATGCTCTTCAGCATGAAATATAATTTTGATGATAAAAAACATGTAAATTATCAGCCTAAATATGGCTACTGGGTTATAGGGATGAAAAATGAGTCTGTATATAATGCCTTTGAAGAGTGTTCTGACACTCACAATGCCAGTGTCTTGGTCCTCTCTCTGACTGGTCGTCCCAGTAGTGTTGGAGTTTTCCTGGACAGAGAAGCTTGTACTCTCTCATTTTATGATGTTTCCAACCATGGAGCTCTCATCTATAGATTCTGTGAACCTTCCTTCCCTGATGCAGTTTATCCATACTTTAATCCTATGCCATGTCCAGAGCCAATGACAGTATGTGGGCCGCCTTCCTAA